A region from the Desulfovibrio inopinatus DSM 10711 genome encodes:
- a CDS encoding helix-turn-helix domain-containing protein, which translates to MHSRTMNIYAGRGPGRHRDTWGIRQQLDLAGVSMAEVGRRLGMTPQAVSDTVRGVRNNRRVLRYLLEDLVIPAEMLSLPEDMCAKEEV; encoded by the coding sequence ATGCACAGCAGAACAATGAATATTTACGCAGGGCGCGGACCTGGACGGCATCGCGACACCTGGGGGATTCGGCAGCAGTTGGATCTTGCGGGGGTGTCGATGGCGGAAGTCGGCCGGCGGCTCGGTATGACACCGCAGGCCGTGAGCGACACGGTGCGCGGTGTGCGGAATAATCGTCGGGTGTTGCGGTATTTGCTCGAAGATTTAGTGATCCCGGCCGAGATGTTGAGTTTGCCGGAAGATATGTGTGCGAAGGAGGAAGTGTGA